The Longimicrobium sp. genomic sequence CGCTGTTCAAGCTGGTGGACGATCCGCGGATCACGCGGGTGGGAGCGATCCTGCGGCGCACCAGCCTGGACGAGCTTCCGCAGCTGATCAACGTGCTGCGCGGGGAGATGAGCCTGGTGGGGCCGAGGCCGCTGCCGCTCATCGACATGGATCGCTTCGAGGCGCGGCACTTCGAGCGGCTGGCGGTGACGCCGGGGATCACGGGGCCGTGGCAGGTGAGCGGGCGCAACCTGGTGACGGACTTCGACGAGGTGCTGCGCATGGAGCGCAGCTACATCGCGGAGTGGTCGCTCTGGCTGGACGTGCGCATCATGCTGCGCACCCTGGTGGTGGTGCTGCGCGGCGAAGGGGCGTACTGAGGCCCAAGGTCGTGCCGGTTTTCCTCACACAGAGCCACAGAGTCAACGGAGAGAAAAGCAGAAGTGTTTGTTCTGTGGCCTTTCCGTTTTCTCCGCGTCTCTATGTGATGCTTTTTTCCCACCGTTTCCTCTCTCCGCGCACAGAGCTTTGCCAGTGACACCCGCCGCCGCGCCGACGGACGACGCGATCTTTCGCGAGCTGATGCGGATCCGCGAGACGGACCCGAGCACCGCGGACCTGCTCCAGTTCCGCAGCATGGTGACGGCGGCGCAGTACCGGCGCCTCTACCGGCTGACCCGCCGTCTCGTCCCCGCCGGGAGCGAGGTGCTGGACTGGGGGTGCGGCAACGGGCACTTCTCGTACGCGCTGAAGCGGATGGGCTACCGCGTGAGCGGCTTCGCCTTCGAAGACTTCGCGCTGCGCAGGCACCTGGGGAGCGACTACGACTTCAAGCTGGGCGAGCCGGGGGAGCCCGTGCGCCTTCCGCATCCGGAGAACCGCTTCGACGCCGTCTTCTCCGTGGGTGTGCTGGAGCACGTGCGCGAGTTCGAGGGCGACGAGGCGGGCAGCCTGCGCGAGATCCGCCGCGTGCTGCGGCCGGGGGGCCACTTCGTGTGCTACCACTTCCCCAACCAGCACAGCCTGGTGGAAAGGGTGAACGGGTCCGCGGGCCGCCACACACACCTGTACCGCTACACCGCCGACGACGTGCGCCGGCTGTGCGCGGAGAGCGGGATGGAGCTGGTGCAGCTGCGGCGGTACGCGGCGCTCCCGCGCAACGTGTTCGGGCGGCTTCCCGCGCCGCTGAGCGGGTGGGGCTCGCTGGCGCACGCCTACGACGCGGCCGATGCCGTGCTCGGAACCGTGCTGTCGCCGCTCTGCCAGAACTACCTGTTCGTCGCCCGCAAGCCCGGCTGAGCGCCCGAAGACAGCGCCCATGCTGGCAGAAGACCACCGGAAGTGGTAAAATGAAAGTGGACGTGCGCCTGATCCGGTGCGCGTCCACTTTCATTTGCCTCGCAGGCAGGCCGCGGCTGGTTGGATCAGTGTGGAGCCAGCGGGGCAAAGTGTCACATCTGGGCCAGGTGCGGCGTTCTGGCAGGGTCGCGTGGAGCCCCGCACCCGGCACCGTTCGTGCTGACCGCGGCGCTCGTGCGTGACGTGGACGGGGGTACAGGCGTCAGGATCGGGCGCCGTCCGCCCCGGGTTTCTCCCCAGGCGCGCAATTTTTCCAGGACAGCCCTTT encodes the following:
- a CDS encoding sugar transferase — its product is LFKLVDDPRITRVGAILRRTSLDELPQLINVLRGEMSLVGPRPLPLIDMDRFEARHFERLAVTPGITGPWQVSGRNLVTDFDEVLRMERSYIAEWSLWLDVRIMLRTLVVVLRGEGAY
- a CDS encoding methyltransferase domain-containing protein, which gives rise to MTPAAAPTDDAIFRELMRIRETDPSTADLLQFRSMVTAAQYRRLYRLTRRLVPAGSEVLDWGCGNGHFSYALKRMGYRVSGFAFEDFALRRHLGSDYDFKLGEPGEPVRLPHPENRFDAVFSVGVLEHVREFEGDEAGSLREIRRVLRPGGHFVCYHFPNQHSLVERVNGSAGRHTHLYRYTADDVRRLCAESGMELVQLRRYAALPRNVFGRLPAPLSGWGSLAHAYDAADAVLGTVLSPLCQNYLFVARKPG